A single region of the Vagococcus teuberi genome encodes:
- a CDS encoding DUF3885 domain-containing protein, with product MKDFLQTDRLEILFSYQEAVDLHPNMYQFLEDSSYNEEMFFLTYTTLKSILTDLFFKDDKVILLINKYPLCNKNKTDKILHKIVKNIREITLSEQTFDYLNDDIDTYLRLQIETTYSNIKWKQLILSLINQDFPDRQPQFKTKNSFKTPDIYIISPTTDTMIHIYDDRGYIIYSDDKMKISN from the coding sequence ATGAAAGATTTTTTACAAACTGATCGTCTAGAGATATTATTTTCTTATCAAGAAGCAGTGGATTTGCATCCTAATATGTATCAATTTTTAGAGGATAGCTCATATAATGAGGAGATGTTTTTTCTTACATATACAACATTAAAAAGTATCTTAACTGATTTATTTTTTAAAGATGATAAGGTAATTCTTTTAATAAATAAATATCCGCTATGTAACAAAAATAAAACAGATAAAATTCTCCATAAAATAGTGAAAAATATAAGAGAAATCACCTTATCTGAACAAACATTTGATTATCTTAATGATGATATAGATACTTATCTGCGATTGCAAATTGAAACAACTTACTCCAATATAAAGTGGAAGCAGTTGATACTTAGTCTGATTAATCAAGATTTTCCAGATAGACAACCGCAGTTTAAGACAAAGAATTCTTTTAAAACACCTGACATATATATCATTAGCCCGACAACTGATACGATGATACATATATATGATGATAGGGGATATATCATTTATAGTGACGACAAAATGAAAATAAGCAACTAA
- a CDS encoding phosphocarrier protein HPr, translating into MEKKEFHVVADTGIHARPATLLVQTASKFSSDVNLEYKGKSVNLKSIMGVMSLGVGQGADVTITAEGADEADAIAAIEETMKKEGLSE; encoded by the coding sequence ATGGAAAAAAAAGAATTTCACGTAGTAGCAGATACAGGTATTCACGCTAGACCAGCAACTTTATTGGTGCAAACAGCTAGCAAATTTAGTTCAGATGTTAACTTAGAATATAAAGGTAAATCTGTAAACTTAAAATCAATTATGGGTGTCATGTCTTTAGGTGTTGGCCAAGGTGCTGACGTTACAATTACAGCTGAAGGTGCTGACGAAGCAGACGCAATCGCAGCTATCGAAGAAACAATGAAAAAAGAAGGGCTATCTGAATAA
- a CDS encoding glycosyltransferase family 4 protein, whose protein sequence is MLRINMFSSADKVKGQGVGSAYTELVNMLNKHFSTEFDISINKYSQADISHYHTVDPQFYLSTFHKKKRGITIGYVHFLPETLEGSLNLFSPFKKIFDWYLISFYGRMDQLVVVNPTFIPKLVAAGLKEERITYIPNFVSNKKFYEATSEEKKSWREKYKIAEDRLVILGTGQIQQRKGIDDFVQLAIDNPDVQFIWAGGFSFGKITDGYDRYKKIYDNPPDNLLFTGIVDREEIMRLYNLADIFLLPSYNELFPMSILEAFNCGTPVMLRDLELYHAIIDNQYISTQDIDDMNDAIKMIRKNPEILEDYQQKSKKSALYYSEENVAKIWYDYYKKNAKEEK, encoded by the coding sequence TTGTTAAGGATAAATATGTTTTCATCAGCTGATAAAGTGAAGGGACAGGGAGTTGGTAGTGCTTATACCGAGTTAGTTAATATGCTCAATAAACATTTTTCAACTGAATTTGATATTTCAATTAATAAATATAGTCAAGCAGATATTTCACACTATCATACTGTAGATCCACAATTTTATCTGTCTACTTTTCATAAAAAGAAACGTGGAATAACGATTGGATATGTTCATTTTTTACCAGAAACATTGGAAGGTAGTTTAAATCTTTTCTCACCATTTAAAAAAATATTTGATTGGTATTTAATCAGCTTTTATGGGAGAATGGATCAATTAGTTGTTGTTAATCCAACCTTTATTCCTAAGTTAGTAGCAGCTGGTTTAAAAGAAGAGCGAATTACTTATATTCCAAATTTTGTTTCAAATAAGAAATTTTATGAAGCAACGTCTGAAGAAAAAAAATCATGGCGAGAAAAATATAAGATAGCTGAGGATCGTCTAGTTATTTTAGGAACAGGTCAAATCCAACAAAGAAAAGGAATTGATGATTTTGTTCAATTAGCTATTGATAATCCAGATGTTCAATTTATTTGGGCAGGAGGCTTTTCTTTTGGAAAAATAACAGATGGATATGATCGGTATAAAAAAATATATGATAATCCGCCTGATAACTTATTATTTACTGGAATTGTAGATAGAGAAGAAATTATGCGATTATATAATTTAGCTGATATTTTCTTACTACCTTCCTATAATGAATTATTTCCAATGAGTATTTTAGAAGCTTTTAATTGTGGTACACCTGTCATGTTACGAGATTTAGAATTATACCATGCTATTATTGATAACCAATATATTTCGACACAAGATATTGATGACATGAACGATGCCATTAAAATGATAAGAAAAAACCCAGAAATATTAGAAGACTATCAACAGAAATCAAAAAAATCAGCTTTATATTATAGTGAAGAAAATGTTGCGAAAATCTGGTATGACTACTATAAAAAGAATGCTAAGGAGGAGAAATAA
- a CDS encoding DMT family transporter produces the protein MDWIILIVAGFFEMFGVAMINRLSIKRTFSTVLLIIIGFSFSFFLLSLALKYIPMGTGYAIWTGIGVIGSTFIGMIYFGESKNWKRLLCILVILLSAIGLKIIG, from the coding sequence ATGGATTGGATAATACTGATTGTCGCTGGCTTTTTTGAAATGTTTGGTGTCGCAATGATTAATCGCTTATCAATAAAACGGACTTTTTCAACCGTTCTACTAATTATTATAGGATTTAGTTTTAGTTTTTTCTTACTGAGTTTGGCATTAAAATATATCCCCATGGGAACAGGTTATGCTATTTGGACAGGTATTGGTGTTATTGGGAGTACCTTTATAGGGATGATTTATTTTGGCGAATCAAAAAATTGGAAACGATTATTGTGTATCTTAGTCATTCTATTATCGGCCATCGGATTAAAAATAATTGGATAA
- a CDS encoding YncE family protein, with product MNKLSLTILTISLFFISACQSSSKLTEQKDVTKQAKELKENYADFYNLSYFSDVSNGDTYPVPGLKETIVPLLDEPGKKSVSQSMDPQGVTIAEDYLLISSYSHDDTHHSVVYVLDKNTHKYIKTIILKGHPHVGGITYDPMAKNIWVCSSTDSNKAELVAFSMDKLKAYNMEEHYEPIVYDQEITLDGIKRSSYVTYHDKALYVGYFSVNHKAVLEKYQFNDDGVFDTTLHGKKELIDDDTTLSPEEKLHVGTQIQGITFYKNYMLLSRSYGDKNSKILVYELDDNDLFLEKDAIKTIEAPPYLEQISVSGDKLYTIFESGTQRFRDKKGLTVVNYVVPLDMEKIAKN from the coding sequence ATGAACAAACTATCCTTAACTATCCTAACGATTTCATTATTTTTTATTAGCGCTTGTCAATCTTCTTCTAAATTAACAGAACAAAAAGATGTTACTAAACAAGCGAAAGAATTAAAAGAAAACTACGCAGACTTTTATAACTTAAGTTATTTTTCCGATGTATCAAACGGTGATACCTATCCTGTACCTGGGCTCAAGGAAACGATTGTTCCATTACTTGATGAACCTGGTAAAAAAAGTGTCAGTCAATCTATGGATCCACAAGGTGTAACGATTGCAGAGGATTATTTATTAATTTCATCTTATAGTCATGATGATACTCACCATTCTGTTGTCTATGTCCTAGATAAAAACACTCACAAATACATTAAAACCATTATTTTAAAAGGTCACCCTCATGTAGGAGGTATTACCTATGATCCTATGGCAAAAAATATTTGGGTATGTTCTTCAACAGATTCTAATAAAGCTGAACTCGTGGCTTTTTCAATGGATAAATTAAAAGCATACAACATGGAAGAACATTATGAACCCATTGTCTATGACCAAGAAATCACATTAGATGGTATTAAACGGTCATCTTACGTCACTTATCATGATAAAGCCCTTTATGTTGGTTACTTTTCTGTCAATCACAAAGCCGTTTTAGAAAAATATCAATTTAACGACGATGGCGTATTTGATACAACATTACATGGAAAAAAAGAACTGATAGATGATGATACAACTCTTTCTCCTGAAGAAAAATTACATGTTGGAACACAAATTCAGGGTATTACTTTTTATAAAAATTATATGCTTTTATCACGTTCTTACGGGGATAAAAACTCGAAAATACTTGTCTACGAATTAGATGACAATGATTTATTCCTCGAAAAAGATGCCATAAAAACGATAGAAGCTCCACCTTACTTAGAACAAATTTCCGTATCAGGTGACAAACTCTACACAATTTTTGAATCTGGTACGCAACGTTTCAGAGATAAAAAAGGGTTGACTGTTGTGAATTATGTCGTGCCATTGGATATGGAGAAGATTGCAAAAAATTGA
- a CDS encoding DUF1827 family protein: MKLIDVTNSYATLVSKQLENTDARFVSVYSLGKTLVIHSTADTHIDVVLVNKTRDIKDLELNAVLEELLHTTVDNPELEIIRTHGVIEVEIPVKPKKTKKIS; encoded by the coding sequence ATGAAATTGATTGATGTTACAAATAGTTATGCTACTTTGGTTTCTAAACAATTGGAAAACACAGATGCTAGATTTGTCAGTGTCTATTCATTAGGTAAAACATTAGTGATTCACAGTACGGCAGACACTCATATCGATGTTGTTTTAGTGAATAAGACACGTGATATTAAAGATTTAGAACTAAATGCTGTATTAGAAGAACTATTACATACCACAGTGGATAATCCAGAGTTAGAAATCATTCGAACACACGGTGTTATAGAAGTTGAAATTCCTGTCAAACCGAAAAAAACAAAAAAAATTAGTTAA
- a CDS encoding DMT family transporter has protein sequence MKKEWLKVVTAAMLEIFWVIGLTHSTTIFQWGLTILLIIISNWLMISATSKLPTGTVYAVFVGLGTVGIVLSDVLFFGATLNWLKLLLILLLIGGVIGLKLLTPEKNVMEEK, from the coding sequence ATGAAAAAAGAATGGTTAAAGGTCGTAACAGCCGCAATGTTAGAAATATTTTGGGTCATTGGGTTAACTCACTCAACAACTATTTTCCAGTGGGGATTGACTATCTTACTTATTATTATCAGTAATTGGTTAATGATTTCAGCAACTTCTAAACTACCTACTGGAACAGTTTATGCTGTATTTGTCGGACTTGGAACAGTAGGAATTGTTTTATCAGACGTCCTATTTTTCGGAGCAACACTAAATTGGCTAAAATTATTACTTATTTTACTGCTGATTGGTGGTGTTATTGGTCTAAAACTTTTAACGCCAGAAAAAAATGTTATGGAGGAAAAATAA
- a CDS encoding glycosyltransferase family 4 protein — MKIGFFTDTYFPQVSGVSTSIKTLKDELEKLGHDVYIFTTTDPDAKEVESRIIRMPSIPFVSFKDRRVVIRGMLYAYHIAKEIDLDIVHTHTEFGVGVLGKQTAKALNIPVVHTYHTMYEDYLHYIAKGKVLKPVHVKQLSKLYTNHMSGIICPSQRVVTKLKEYGIERPMSVIPTGINVSQFKPVEEKLINEVKEQYQINSNDCLLLSVSRISYEKNIQTIISGLSKVVEELPHVKLLVVGDGPFKSKLEKQVEELSLTDYVIFAGEIPNKDIAPFYQAADYFVSASDSETQGLTYTEAMAAKTKVVAKGNEYLDDLLNDKSLGVTYADNVDFADTLIDYIREDIVSDQEVLKDKLYDISSEAFGKKVEDFYQKALIYFEERHQGYEEDSSIYSLKLFKK, encoded by the coding sequence GTGAAAATAGGTTTTTTTACGGATACATATTTTCCTCAAGTTAGTGGAGTATCGACTTCAATAAAAACACTTAAAGATGAACTTGAGAAATTAGGGCATGACGTGTATATTTTCACCACAACAGATCCCGATGCAAAAGAAGTAGAATCAAGAATCATACGAATGCCTAGTATTCCGTTTGTTTCATTTAAAGATAGGCGTGTTGTGATAAGGGGAATGTTGTATGCCTATCATATTGCTAAAGAAATCGACTTAGATATTGTACACACGCATACAGAATTTGGAGTGGGAGTCTTAGGTAAACAAACAGCTAAAGCGTTAAATATTCCTGTCGTTCACACATATCATACTATGTATGAAGATTATCTACATTATATAGCGAAGGGAAAAGTATTGAAACCCGTACATGTTAAGCAATTATCGAAATTATATACTAATCATATGTCAGGTATTATTTGCCCTAGTCAACGTGTGGTAACTAAATTAAAAGAGTATGGAATAGAACGTCCGATGTCTGTTATCCCGACAGGAATAAACGTGTCACAATTTAAACCGGTAGAGGAAAAATTAATTAACGAAGTAAAGGAGCAGTATCAGATAAATTCTAACGATTGTTTATTACTTTCTGTGAGCCGTATATCTTATGAGAAGAATATTCAAACTATTATAAGTGGCTTATCGAAGGTTGTGGAAGAATTACCGCATGTAAAACTTTTAGTTGTTGGTGATGGACCATTTAAGAGTAAACTAGAAAAACAAGTGGAAGAGTTATCACTCACAGACTATGTCATTTTTGCAGGCGAGATTCCTAATAAAGATATTGCACCATTTTATCAGGCTGCTGATTATTTTGTCAGTGCTTCAGACTCTGAAACACAAGGATTGACGTATACAGAAGCTATGGCGGCAAAAACAAAAGTTGTAGCAAAAGGAAATGAATATTTAGATGATTTACTTAATGATAAAAGTTTAGGTGTCACTTATGCCGATAATGTCGATTTTGCTGATACACTAATTGATTATATAAGAGAAGACATTGTATCAGATCAAGAAGTATTAAAAGATAAATTATACGATATTTCAAGCGAGGCATTCGGTAAAAAAGTTGAAGACTTTTATCAGAAAGCACTTATATATTTTGAAGAAAGACATCAAGGTTATGAAGAAGATAGTAGCATCTATTCATTAAAATTATTTAAAAAGTAG
- a CDS encoding sigma-70 family RNA polymerase sigma factor, which produces MTDEEYLTSLLNKDEEALSQLMDTYTKLLWAVGSKYLNHQQDMGIQDIEELVSDVFVRLWKNPKGFDPSKGTLKTYLCMMTRSMALNKLKQVAKDMTVELDDSITATLTKEESNMDWQAFYQAVMTLEKPMREIIIKRYFYEMKPKDIQEKTGYDSKLIDNKLYQGKKQLQKQFKELGGELG; this is translated from the coding sequence ATGACAGATGAAGAATACCTGACTAGCTTGCTTAATAAAGATGAAGAAGCATTGAGTCAATTGATGGATACATACACGAAGCTATTGTGGGCAGTTGGTTCAAAGTATCTAAACCATCAGCAAGACATGGGAATTCAAGATATTGAGGAGTTAGTCAGTGATGTGTTTGTTAGACTATGGAAAAATCCAAAGGGGTTTGATCCAAGTAAAGGCACGTTAAAAACGTATCTATGCATGATGACACGAAGTATGGCGTTAAATAAACTGAAACAAGTAGCTAAAGATATGACAGTAGAGTTAGATGATAGTATCACAGCCACATTAACAAAAGAAGAAAGTAACATGGATTGGCAAGCTTTTTATCAAGCGGTTATGACACTTGAAAAACCTATGAGAGAAATTATTATTAAACGTTATTTCTATGAAATGAAACCAAAAGACATTCAAGAAAAGACAGGTTATGACTCAAAACTAATTGATAATAAACTGTATCAAGGTAAGAAACAACTACAAAAACAGTTTAAAGAATTAGGAGGAGAATTGGGATGA
- the ptsP gene encoding phosphoenolpyruvate--protein phosphotransferase, with amino-acid sequence MTKQLKGIAVSDGIAVAKAYLLVEPDLSFEKRSVENVEAEAARLSDALSQSTKDLQAIRDKAVKTLGEEEAQVFDAHLMVLSDPELISAIEGNIKDNKVNAESALKEVTDMFIGMFEAMEDNPYMQERAADIRDVTKRVMSHLLGVKLPDLTMIDEEVIIVAEDLTPSDTAQLDRNFVRAFVTNIGGRTSHSAIMARSLEIPAVVGTKDITEYVVEGDVLAVDGSEGDVIVTPTEAQVADFKAKEKAFNELKAEWDKLKHAKTVTADGKHLELAGNIGTPKDLDGVLSHGGEAVGLYRTEFLYMDSPDFPTEDEQFEAYKAVLEGMEGKPVVVRTMDIGGDKELPYLKFPEEMNPFLGYRAIRICLAEDQMFRTQLRALLRASVYGNLRIMFPMIATLAEFREAKALLEEEKAKLVAEGVDVSDDIQVGIMIEIPAAAVIADRFAKEVDFFSIGTNDLIQYTMAADRMNERVSYLYQPYNPAILRLIKNVIDSAHAEGKWAGMCGEMAGDQTAVPLLVGLGLDEFSMSATSILRTRSLMSRLDSKKMAELAEKAITECDTADEVVALVEEYTK; translated from the coding sequence ATGACTAAACAATTGAAAGGTATTGCAGTTAGTGATGGTATTGCAGTTGCTAAAGCATATCTTTTAGTTGAGCCGGATTTATCATTTGAAAAACGTTCAGTTGAAAACGTTGAAGCCGAAGCAGCACGTCTTTCAGATGCTCTTAGTCAATCAACTAAAGATTTGCAAGCAATCAGAGACAAAGCGGTGAAAACTTTAGGTGAAGAAGAAGCACAAGTTTTTGATGCTCACTTAATGGTTTTATCTGACCCTGAATTAATCAGTGCAATTGAAGGAAATATCAAAGATAACAAAGTTAATGCTGAATCAGCATTAAAAGAAGTTACAGACATGTTTATTGGAATGTTTGAGGCTATGGAAGATAACCCTTACATGCAAGAAAGAGCTGCTGATATTCGTGACGTAACAAAACGTGTTATGAGTCATTTGTTAGGTGTTAAATTACCTGATTTAACAATGATTGACGAAGAAGTCATTATTGTTGCTGAAGATTTAACTCCAAGTGATACAGCACAATTAGATCGTAATTTTGTTCGTGCTTTTGTAACTAATATTGGCGGACGTACATCTCACTCTGCTATCATGGCTCGTTCTTTAGAAATTCCAGCAGTTGTTGGAACAAAAGACATTACTGAGTATGTTGTAGAAGGTGACGTTTTAGCTGTTGATGGAAGTGAAGGAGACGTTATCGTTACCCCAACTGAAGCACAGGTTGCTGATTTTAAAGCAAAAGAAAAAGCATTCAATGAATTGAAAGCTGAATGGGACAAATTAAAACATGCTAAAACAGTGACAGCTGATGGTAAACATTTAGAATTAGCTGGAAATATCGGAACACCTAAAGATTTAGATGGTGTCTTAAGTCATGGTGGAGAGGCAGTTGGTTTATACCGTACTGAATTCTTGTACATGGACTCTCCTGATTTTCCAACTGAAGACGAACAGTTTGAAGCGTATAAAGCTGTCTTGGAAGGTATGGAAGGTAAACCAGTTGTGGTTCGTACGATGGATATTGGTGGGGATAAAGAATTACCTTACTTGAAATTCCCTGAAGAGATGAACCCATTCCTAGGATACCGTGCTATCCGTATTTGTTTAGCCGAAGATCAAATGTTCCGTACACAATTACGTGCATTGCTACGTGCTTCTGTATATGGAAACTTACGTATTATGTTCCCAATGATTGCTACTTTAGCTGAATTTAGAGAAGCTAAAGCGTTGCTTGAAGAAGAAAAAGCTAAATTAGTTGCTGAAGGTGTGGACGTTTCTGATGATATCCAAGTAGGTATTATGATTGAAATTCCAGCTGCGGCAGTAATTGCTGATCGTTTCGCTAAAGAAGTTGATTTCTTTAGTATTGGAACAAATGATTTAATTCAATATACAATGGCAGCAGACCGTATGAACGAACGTGTTTCTTACTTATATCAACCATATAATCCTGCAATTTTACGTTTAATTAAAAACGTCATTGATTCAGCTCATGCTGAAGGTAAATGGGCTGGTATGTGTGGAGAGATGGCTGGAGATCAAACAGCTGTACCATTATTAGTTGGATTAGGATTAGACGAATTTTCTATGAGTGCAACAAGTATCTTACGTACACGTAGTTTAATGAGTCGTCTTGATTCTAAGAAAATGGCAGAATTAGCTGAAAAAGCGATCACAGAATGTGATACGGCTGATGAAGTTGTTGCCTTAGTTGAAGAATATACTAAGTAA
- a CDS encoding ATP-dependent Clp protease ATP-binding subunit — MICKNCKKNDATIHLHASVNGEKQQIDLCQQCYRDLKSQEDQMNREKFAQDPYGFGQLNDFFKQLAQQSMKQVQQPTMQAQQGGGGNASILVEYGENLTQLARDGKIDPVIGRDAEIKRVIEILNRRTKNNPVLIGEPGVGKTAVVEGLALSIINGDVPQKLENKEVIRLDVVSLVQGTGVRGQFEERMKQLITELKEQKNVILFIDEIHEIVGAGSVNDGSMDAGNILKPALARGELQLVGATTFNEYRIIEKDAALERRLQPVKVDEPTIEETIHILKGIQEKYENYHHVKYTDEAIEGAVHLSSRFMQDRHLPDKAIDLLDETGSKKNLTIPSIDPKILNSRIARAEANKQIASEEEDFEKAAYYRDQIKKLEDLKIHQVSEDSMPTVTINDMEETVETMTGIPVGKLKETEQQQMKHLASDLKKHVIGQDDAIDKVSRAIRRNRIGLGNKNRPIGSFLFVGPTGVGKTELAKQLATELFGHESNMVRFDMSEYMEKHSVSKLIGSPPGYVGYNEAGQLTERVRRNPYSLILLDEVEKAHPDVLHLFLQILEDGRLTDAKGRTVSFKDTLIIMTSNAGTQNVEASVGFGAIKEGTTQSVLNQLTHYFKPEFLNRFDGIIEFKPLSKENLLSIVSLMLDEINIKLQEQGIHIDTTEETKEKLVELGYDQAMGARPLRRTIQEYIEDGIADCYLDNPSAKRLSADLVDDTITITEQMN, encoded by the coding sequence ATGATATGTAAAAACTGTAAAAAGAATGATGCAACAATTCACTTACACGCATCAGTTAATGGAGAGAAACAACAAATAGATTTATGCCAACAATGTTATCGTGACTTAAAATCTCAAGAAGATCAAATGAATCGGGAAAAATTTGCTCAAGATCCTTATGGTTTTGGTCAATTAAATGATTTTTTCAAACAGTTGGCCCAACAATCAATGAAACAAGTGCAACAACCAACTATGCAAGCTCAACAAGGTGGTGGTGGAAATGCTTCTATCCTGGTAGAATACGGGGAGAACCTAACACAACTTGCTCGTGATGGAAAAATTGATCCGGTCATCGGTCGAGATGCTGAAATTAAACGTGTGATAGAAATATTAAATAGACGAACTAAAAACAATCCAGTACTTATTGGTGAACCTGGTGTTGGTAAAACCGCGGTCGTTGAAGGGTTAGCGTTAAGTATTATTAATGGTGATGTCCCACAAAAATTAGAGAATAAAGAAGTCATTCGTCTTGATGTTGTGTCACTTGTTCAAGGAACAGGTGTTAGAGGCCAGTTTGAAGAACGGATGAAACAACTGATTACTGAACTAAAAGAACAAAAGAATGTCATTTTATTTATTGATGAAATCCATGAAATTGTTGGAGCTGGTTCTGTCAACGATGGCTCGATGGATGCTGGCAATATCTTGAAACCAGCCTTAGCTCGTGGTGAATTACAATTAGTTGGCGCAACAACATTTAATGAATATCGTATCATCGAAAAAGATGCAGCACTTGAACGACGTTTACAACCTGTAAAAGTTGATGAACCTACTATTGAAGAAACCATTCATATATTAAAAGGTATTCAAGAAAAATATGAAAATTACCATCATGTGAAATACACAGATGAAGCCATCGAGGGGGCTGTACACTTATCTAGTCGTTTTATGCAAGACAGACATTTACCGGATAAAGCTATCGACTTACTAGATGAAACAGGTTCTAAGAAAAATTTAACCATTCCTTCTATTGATCCAAAAATTTTAAATTCTAGAATTGCACGAGCTGAAGCTAACAAACAAATTGCTTCAGAAGAAGAAGATTTTGAAAAAGCGGCTTATTACCGTGATCAAATCAAAAAATTGGAAGACTTGAAAATTCACCAAGTATCTGAAGATAGTATGCCTACTGTCACAATAAACGACATGGAAGAAACCGTGGAAACCATGACAGGAATTCCGGTTGGTAAATTAAAAGAAACAGAGCAACAACAAATGAAACATTTAGCAAGTGATTTGAAAAAACATGTCATTGGGCAAGATGATGCCATTGATAAAGTATCACGTGCTATTAGACGAAATCGAATTGGTTTAGGAAATAAAAATCGTCCGATTGGTTCATTTCTTTTTGTTGGACCGACTGGTGTTGGTAAAACTGAGCTAGCAAAACAACTAGCGACAGAGTTATTTGGGCATGAATCTAACATGGTTCGTTTTGATATGAGTGAATACATGGAAAAACATAGTGTGTCTAAATTAATTGGCTCACCACCTGGTTATGTTGGTTACAATGAAGCAGGACAATTAACTGAAAGAGTGAGAAGAAATCCCTATAGTTTAATTCTATTAGATGAAGTCGAAAAAGCTCATCCAGATGTTTTACATCTATTCCTTCAAATCCTTGAAGATGGACGATTGACAGATGCGAAAGGTAGAACTGTTAGTTTTAAAGATACTTTAATAATCATGACAAGTAATGCTGGAACTCAAAATGTTGAAGCAAGTGTTGGATTTGGTGCTATCAAAGAAGGGACTACTCAATCAGTTCTAAACCAGTTAACTCATTACTTTAAGCCAGAATTTCTAAATCGATTTGATGGAATTATCGAATTTAAACCCTTAAGTAAAGAAAATCTATTGTCTATTGTGTCATTAATGCTTGATGAGATAAACATAAAATTACAAGAACAAGGTATTCATATTGATACGACTGAAGAAACAAAAGAAAAATTAGTTGAACTTGGTTACGATCAAGCTATGGGTGCAAGACCTCTTAGACGTACCATTCAAGAATATATTGAAGACGGGATTGCTGATTGTTATTTAGATAACCCTTCTGCAAAAAGATTATCTGCTGATTTAGTAGATGATACTATTACAATAACTGAACAAATGAACTAA
- the wecB gene encoding non-hydrolyzing UDP-N-acetylglucosamine 2-epimerase, with product MLVFGTRPEAIKMCPLVNELEKQDEFETVVCVTGQHREMLDQVLSVFHVVPKYDLDIMKSQQDLFDVTTNILEKIKPILIKETPDMVLVHGDTSTSYASALAAFYLQIPVGHVEAGLRTHNISSPFPEEFNRQSISLMSSLDFAPTNQAKETLLNEGKKEDTVFVTGNTAIDALKTTVKNEYASEILEWVGDSRLIVLTAHRRENQGKPMKEMFQAVKRVVDKHEDVKVVYPIHMNPSIQILAKEVFGQTNRVKLIPPMDVIDFHNLLAKSYLIITDSGGIQEEAPSLGKPVLVMRDTTERPEGIKAGTLKLVGTKEDIIYEALDNLLTNEATYLEMSTASNPYGDGTASQQITTILKKKL from the coding sequence ATGTTAGTGTTTGGCACACGTCCAGAAGCCATAAAAATGTGCCCACTTGTTAATGAATTAGAAAAACAGGATGAATTTGAAACGGTCGTCTGTGTGACAGGACAACATAGGGAAATGCTGGATCAAGTATTGAGTGTGTTTCATGTAGTACCCAAATATGATTTGGATATTATGAAATCACAACAAGATCTATTTGATGTCACGACAAATATTTTAGAAAAAATCAAACCTATTTTAATAAAAGAAACACCTGATATGGTACTGGTTCATGGTGATACGAGTACGTCTTATGCATCAGCTTTAGCTGCGTTTTATCTTCAAATACCAGTAGGGCATGTTGAAGCAGGCCTGCGTACGCATAATATTTCGTCACCATTTCCTGAAGAATTTAACAGGCAGTCAATTAGTTTGATGTCATCACTTGATTTTGCACCAACTAATCAAGCAAAAGAAACCTTGCTTAATGAAGGAAAAAAAGAAGACACAGTATTTGTCACAGGAAATACAGCGATTGATGCGCTAAAAACAACGGTTAAAAATGAATATGCTAGTGAGATATTAGAGTGGGTAGGAGATAGCCGACTAATCGTACTAACAGCTCATAGACGAGAAAATCAAGGAAAACCGATGAAAGAAATGTTTCAAGCTGTCAAACGAGTGGTTGATAAACATGAAGACGTTAAAGTAGTATACCCGATCCATATGAATCCTTCCATTCAGATACTTGCCAAAGAAGTATTTGGTCAGACGAATCGAGTTAAATTAATTCCACCAATGGATGTGATAGATTTCCATAACTTACTTGCTAAAAGTTATTTGATTATAACCGATAGTGGTGGAATACAAGAAGAAGCCCCTTCGCTTGGTAAGCCTGTGTTAGTCATGCGTGACACAACAGAAAGACCTGAGGGAATAAAAGCAGGGACATTAAAACTAGTTGGAACAAAAGAAGACATCATTTATGAAGCACTAGACAACTTACTAACAAATGAAGCAACGTATCTTGAGATGTCGACTGCTAGTAATCCCTATGGTGATGGGACAGCTTCACAACAAATTACGACTATTTTAAAGAAGAAACTATAA